The Actinocorallia herbida DNA window GCACGGCCTACCGCAAGCTCGACTTCAGCGACAACGAGGACCCGATGCGGCTGGTCAACCTCCAGCTCAAGGAGCAGGCCGAGGCCGCCATCAAGGACAAGGTGTCCACGATGGCCGTCCGCGACGTGCTCAGCGACAAGCAGACCATCATCGAGGAGCTCACCGCCCGGCTCCGGGCGGTCGCCGAGGGCGAGGACACCTCCGACCAGGGGCTGGGCCTGCGGATCGTCACCGTGCAGATCAAGGAGGCCGTGGTCAGCTCCACCACGCTGTGGAAGAACCTGCAGAAGCCCTACCGCTCCGAGCAGGCCCGCATCGCCCGGATCGCCGAACTCGCCGCCGAAGAGGCGATCTCCGAGCGGGAGATGCAGGCGGCCCGGCAGAAGGAGACACAGCGGATCGAGCACGAGCGGGAAGTGGCGGAGCTGCGGGCGCGCAACGAGGCCCGCCGGTTCGACACGGAGGCGGCCGAGAATCTGCGCCGTACCCACCGTGAGCACGACGACGCCCGCGATATGGCCGCGCTGGAGCAGGAGACGGCGCTGCACAAGCTGACGTTGCGCCGCGAGCGCCAGGCGGAGGAGGCGGCCGCCGACCTGATGTGCGCCGAGCAGGAACGCGAACTCGCCCGCCTGCGCGCGGAGGCGGAACTGGAGCTGGCCGCCACCCGAGGCCGCGCCGCCCATGACCTGGACCTCCTCCAGGTCGAGCGCGAACGCCTCCGCGCCGCCGTCGCCAACGAGCAGACCCCCGAAAGCATCCAGGCCCGCCTCGTCGACTCCCTGCCCGACATCGTCCAGCGCCTCCCCAAGCCGGACGAACTCCGCTCCGTCACCCTGGCCGGCGACCCCACCTCCCTCACGGGCGTCATCACCGAACTGACCGCCGTCCTCGACGCCCTCCGCACCCCCCGCTGAGCCGCCCAAGGCGGCCGTCCGCAGCGACAGGCGCAGCTGAGCTCCACCCGTCGCACGGACATGTTCGGATGTGATGCTCAGGTGCTCGACTCGGGCGGTCATGGAGCCGCTCGTAGTCGCTGGGGCTCCTGCCCCAAGCCTCAAGTCAGCTCGTGCCGGCGCGACGACATTCGTTTCAGCGCCGGGATGTTCAAGACGGGTCCCATGATCCGCTGCCGCCGTTTACCGAGATCGATCGGGCGGCAGACCATCCAGAGGGTCAGGTCGCCGAAGTCGAACCGGGGAGGCCGAGATGTGTTCGCCGGGCGGGACAGGCAGCGGGGCCGGGGTCGAGTGGCAGCGGTGATCCTCACAGAGGCGGAGGCACCCGTTGCCGGCTCTGCCATCCCGGCGGCCGTCGCGCTGCGAGTGACCGTTCCGACGGTTCCGGAGCCTCGCCGGGTGCGCCTCTGAGATGGCGCTACCCGGGTACGTGACCCTTCGCCGGTACCGGCGGCGTTGGCTGCGCGGGGACGTCCTGGCGGCGCTGTCGCTGTGGGCGGTGGTGATTCCCCAAGGCTTCGCCTATGCGCAGCTCGCCGGGTTGCCCGCGCAGGCGGGTCTGTACACCGCGTTCGGCGCGATGCTCGGGTACGCGGTGCTCGGTCCGACGCGGGGGCTGAACGTGGGGCCGGAGTCGTCGGTGGCGATCGTGGTCGCGAGCGTCTCGGCTTCGCTGGCCGGGACGGATCCGGCCCGGCATGTGGCCGTCGCGTCGATGCTGGCGTTCATGGTCGCGTGCTGGCTGCTGGTGGGCTACCTGGTGCGGGCCTCGGTGTTGATGCGGTTGCTGTCGACCCCGGTGCTCACCGGATATCTGGCGGGCTCCGCCCTGATCATCGTGCTGAGCCAGCTGGGCAAGGTGACCGGGATCGACGCAGGCACGGGACACGCGCTGGTCAAGGGAGTACGCGTCCTGACCTGCCTGGGCGACGTGAGCTGGCCCGCGGTGGCCTGCGCGGGTCTCACGGCTCTGGTCCTGCTGGTCCTGCGGCGTTTCGCGCCGCGGCTGCCGGGGCCGCTGATCGCGCTCGCTCTGGCGACCGGCATCGTTGCCCTCGCGGGGCTGGACGATGTCCTGAGCGTTCTGGGTACCGTGCCCGGCGGGCTGCCGTTGCCGCACCTGCCCGACGTGGGCGCCTCCGACGTCGTCGCGCTGCTGGGCCCGTCGGCCAGCATCGCGCTGCTGGTGTACGCGGGCACCGTGCTGACGTCACGCGCACTCGAGGCGGCCAAGGGCCGTGACGCCGACGCGCGGCAGGAGTTCCTCGGGCTGGGGGCCGCCAGCGCCGTCTCCGGGTTGTTCGGGGGCTTCCCGCCGAACGGCAGCACCTCGCGCAGCATGCTGCTGGCCTCCTCCGGCGCCCGCACCCAGCTGGCCGGGGTCGTCGCGGCCGGGGCCGTCGCGCTGACGTCGGCGGCGCTGCTTCCGCTGGTGCGGGATCTGCCGCACGCGGCGCTCGGCGCGCTCATCATCGTCACCGCGGTCGGTCTCTTCGACGTGGCCGAGTTCCGGCGGCTGTGGCGGCTGCGCCGCTCCGACCTGGTGATGGCCGCCGTCACCGCGGCGGGCGTCCTGGTGCTGGGCGTGTTGGCGGGCATCGTGGTGGGGGTCGTGGTGTCGCTGCTGGAGGTGCTGCGGCGCTCGATCATGCCTTACACCGCGGTCCTGGGCCGGACAGGTGAGAGCGAGGCCTACCGCGACATCACCAACTTCACCGACGCCGAGACGCTCCCCGGTCTGGTCGTCTACCGGTTCGACGCGCCGCTGTACTTCGCCAACGCCGACACCCTGCGTGAGGACCTGCGCCGTCTGGTCCAGGAGGCCGACCCGCCGGTCCGGCTCGTGGTCGTCAACGCCGAGGCCATGTACGACATGGACACCACCGGCGTCGAAGTCCTGCACCGGGTCCTGGACGACCTGGAGGAGTACGGCACGCGCCTCGCCCTGGCCCGGGTCCGCACCCCGCTGCGGACGCTGCTGCGGGAGACCGGGCTGGAGGAGCGCATCGGCGCCGACCACCTCCATCTGCGGGTCATCGACGCCGTCAACTCCTTCCGCAGAGGGAACATCGCATGACCGCTAGGCCCTGGTCGCGCCCGCGTCGATCACGCGCCCTCGGGTCGTCTCCACGACGACCGGAGTGCCTTGGGGCAGCACGGTCTCCAGGCGGGTGAGCAGGTCGTCGACCGGCGGCGGCGAGCAGGTCGGCCAGGCCGGGTGTGGTGCGGCCGGAGATCTGGTCGTTGTCCATGAGGTGGTAGGAGCCCGGCACGGCGAGGGAGGCCAGGAGCCCGATGGCGACGACCGCGGTCGCGCCGCCCAGGACGAACCAGCCCGCCCCGGTCCAGCATCGGCGCTCCTTCAGGTGGCGGCGCCCGCCGCGTTCGTCGCGGCGGGCGGGCAGGTGAGGGACCGTCAGGGTGTGACGATGTCGAAGTCCCGGTCGCCTTCGTCCAGCAGTCCCTTCAGGGTGGTGAGGGCGCCGGTGTCTCCTGAGGTCTGGAGTCCGGCGAGGTCGCCGTTCGCCACCAGGCCGAGCAGTTGCGGCTTGGTGAGGGTCACCATGAGGTCTGCGGCGGTGCCGTCGTGTGCCTTGGTCTGGGTGAGGACGCCGTTGGCCAGGCTGGTCCGGATCTCCTGTTTCACGTCGGTGAGGTTCCAGTCGATCGACAGGCGGGTGTCCCAGGCGCGGGGGCCGTTGACCCGGATGGCCACGGAGTCGAAGACCTGCTCGACGCTCAGCGCTCCGACGACGTCGGGGCTGGAGGTGTCGAGCGTGTTCGGCGGCTTGTGCCCGCGCAGTTCGGCGGCGCCCTGCAGGTAGAAGTTCCGCCAGGTGCCGTTCTCGCAGCCGTGGCCGAGCCGGTCGTAGACCGTCGCGAGCATCTCGCGGGCGGCGGTGCCGGACGGTTCGGCGAACACCGCGTAGTTGAGCAGCTGGGCGGCCCACCTCAGGTCACCGGCCTCGACCGCCTCCTCGGCCTGGTCGAGGACGGCCTTGACGCCGCCCATCGCCCGCACGTGCCTGCGCGCCGACTCCTCCGGGGGCAGTTCCCACAGGTGCGCGGGATTGCCGTCGAACCAGCCCATGTACCGCTGGTAGATCGCCTTGACGTTGTGGGAGACCGAACCGTAGTAGCCGCACGCGTGCCAGGCCCGCGCGAGCGCCGGCGGGAGCTCCATCATCTCGGCGATCTCCACGCCGGTGTAGCCCTGGTTGAGCAGCCGGAGCGTCTGGTCGTGCAGGTAGCCGTACAGGTCCCGCTGCAGTGACAGGAACTCCGTCAGCTCCTGCGTCCCCCAGGTGGGCCAGTGGTGCGAGGCGAACAGGACGTCGGAGTCGGCCGCGAACATCTCGATCGCCTCGGTCAGGTACCGCGCCCACACCCGCGGGTCGCGCACCAGCGCGCCGCGCAGCGTCAGCACGTTGTGCAGGGTGTGGGTGGCGTTCTCCGCCATACACAGTGCCCGGTGCTCGGGCAGGAGGAAGTTCATCTCCGCCGGGGCCTCGGTGCCCGGTGTGAGCTGGAAGACGATCCGGACACCGTCGACCGTCTCGTCCTGACCCGTCTCGGTGATCAGGAGCGTCGGCTCGATCAGCGAGATCATGCCCGTGGACGTGGTCTGGCCGAGCCCCGCGCCGACCTGGCCGTCACCGCCCCGCGACAGCTCGGCCCCGTACATGTAGATCGCCCGCCGGTTCATCGCGGTCCCGGCGTAGACGTTCTCCGAGACCGCGTGCTCCAGGAACCCCGCCGGAGCGATGATCGGGATGTCGGCCCCCTCCGGCACGACCCCGCGCACCCCGCCGAAGTGGTCGGCGTGCGAGTGGGTGTAGATCACCCCGGTCACCGGCCGGTCGCCCCGGTGCTCCCGGTACAGCGCGATCGCGGCCTGCGCGCACTCGACCGACAGCAGCGGGTCGACGACGACGACGCCCCTCTCGCCCTCGATGAACGTCACGTTCGACAGATCGAACCCGCGCACCTGGTAGATCCCGTGGGCGACCTGGAACAGGCCGTGCTTCGCGGTGAGCTGCGACTGCCTCCACAGACTCGGATTCACCGTCTCAGGACAGGCCCCGTCCAGAAAGTCATAGGACCCGAAGTCCCACACGACCCGGCCGCCGGCATCCTTGATCGTCTTGTCTGACGTCGTCCCCACGAACCCCTTTTCCGCGTTCTCGAAGTCGGTCCGGTCCTTCATCGACGGCATCGCGTCCACAGCAGCTCCTCGATCCGATCAGGCCCTGCCATGCAGATTTCCGCCATCGCCCCAGCCCAAGGCCATCGCGAGGCAAACGGAGCGCCCACGCGGTGGGAGCGGCAACCCGATCACGCGTTTCCTTCGGAAAAGGCGAGCACGCGCGCAGCGGCGACGACGGCGACGCCCCGCCCGGAGGAGCATGAGCGCCGCAAGCCGCGGGTACTTGCCGGGCGCTCACGTCTCGTCGGGTCGCAAGACGGCGGCGACGGTCTCGTCAACGGTCCGCCGGGCGCGCTCCCGTCCGTCCGCCTCGCCGATCACATCACGGACCTGGCCGACATCGTGCGCAACGGCGAACGCGGCATTCGTCCTGCCGAGGTCGGTGCGCAGGCCGGCGAGCATCTCGGCGGCGGTCACGTCCACGAACGGAATGACTCCGGCATCCAGGACGACGGCGTACACGTCGTCACGGGCTCCGATGGCGCGGACGGCGGAGCGGATCCTGTCGGCGTTGGCGAAGAACAGCCCTCCCTCGACCCGGACGACCACCACGCCGGGCACCGTCTCCGCCTCAGGATTGCGATCCCGGTCCACCCAGGCTCCGCCGGGGAGCCGGCCGAGTTCGGTGAGATTCGGTCTGGACGCCCGGTAGAGCAGCAGGACCAGGGAGACGCCGATGCCGAGGAACAGGCCGGGCAGGGTATCGAACACGAGAACGCCCAAGAGAGCGGCGAGCGCGGCGAGGAAGTCGGCGCGGGCGGCGGGCCCGTAGATCTGTCCGAGCCGACTCGTCCAGATCCGGTAGAGACGGGCCAGAGCGGGGAAGTCGAGGAGGTCGACGACGGCGGCGATGACGATCGCGGCCAGCGTCGCCTCCGGCAGGCTCTCGAACAGGCCGGTCAGGAACAGCAGGGTGACGACGGTGAGGGCGGCGGCGGTCAACCCGGACACCTGTGACCGCGCCCCTGCCCCTCCGTTCACCGCCGTCTTCGACAAGCTCCCGTTCACCGGCATCCCCGAGCAGAATCCGGCGCCCACGTTCGCCGCCCCCAGCCCCAGCAGCTCCCGGTTCGCGTCGACGTCGTACCCGGCCTTCGCGGCATAGGTCTTCGCCGCGCCGAGCCCCTCGGCGAACCCGACCAGCGCGACGCCGACCGCGCCGCCCGCCAGCGCAAGGTATTCCCCGATAGGCAGATGGGGAAGGGCGAGCGAGGGAAGCCCACTGGTGATGTGGCCGACCAGCCCGACACCATGGCTTTTGAGATCGAACGGCACCGCCGCGGTGACCCCCAGGGCGGCGGCGACCAAAGCGGCCGGGACCAGAGGCAGCCATCGCTTGAGCGCGAGGACGAGCACCAGGGACAGGAGGCCGACCGCCGTCGTCCAGGCGTTCGCCTGCCCCAGATGGGTGACCAGGCTCCAGATCTGCTCGAAGAAGTCGCCTTCGCCCTTGGGCACACCGAACAGCTTCGGTAGCTGGCCCGCGAGGATCGTGAGCGCGAGGCCGACGATGAAGCCCTTCAACACGGGTTCGGAGATGAACCCGGACAGGAAACCCAGCCGGGCGAGCCCCGCGAGGACCGCGACGGCACCGGTGACGACGGCGAGCGCGGCGGTGAGCGCCGCAAAGCCACCACCTCCTCCCGACACGCCGCCCACGACGGCCGCCGACAGAGCCGCCGTCGCCGACATCGGCCCGACCACCAGATGCCGGGAACTGCCGAAAAGCGCGTAGAGCAGCAGCGCGGCCGGTGCCGCATATAGGCCGACGACCGGATCGACACCGGCAATCGTCGCGTACGCCAGGGACTCCGGCACCAGCACCGCCCACACCGTCAGCCCGGCAACGACATCGCCGCGCAGCCAGGAACGCCGGTAACCGCGCAGAGAAACCGGAGTCCAGAGACCGCCCATCAGACCGGCGCGCCCGCGCACCGGCTGGGCAGCACGCCCGCATCCCCCGTCAGAGAGGCACTGCGCTGTCGCTCGACTCGGTTGCCCATGTCTTCCTTCAGCAGATAGGGAGCAGGTCGTTCGGACCGCGGGTAGGCATGCCGGGCCCCGGATCTCAGCACGAAGGACGCAGAAGAGGGTGCCCCCCTCTCAACCCGAGTGACACCAAGCCCAGGTCGAAGATCGGCAAGGCGGACGATCGGCAGGGAGGCAAGACTCCGCAACAAAATCGCTTTGGTCGACTTCGACCATGCGTTGCCCCAGCCGACCACCGCAGCCGTGCCTCCAGGGGGAAGGGCATGGTGTGCGAGGACTGTGACCCGTGATGAAGGCCCGCGCTGTGCGGTCCGGGCTGGTCGGGGCGTCTGCTCTGTTGCGAATCCGGCGGTAACTCAGAGTGGCTGTCCTCGTTCTGGACATCCGCGCACTTCCCGCCGCCCCGCGAGAGCTGCCGATAACGAAGCGTTGATCCCTCAGCCATCGAGAACCAACACAAACCACGGATATCCGCTGCGTACGCTCCGTTACCACCGAATATGAAGCAGAGCCTCTAGCTGAATAGACCCGGAGTCCGGGACAGAAAACGGGACATTCCTCCCTGCCGCCTCCCGGGGTACGCCTTTAGGTTCGGTTCTGTTCGGGGGACGGAGCAGGGTCGAAAGGGGCCAGAACAATGGGACGGGTCTTCGGGCGGGTGCTGGGTGCGCTGCTGATGGCGTCGGGAGCGGTGGCGGCGACCGCGCCGCCCGCCGCGGCCGACCCGCTGAAATTCACGCTCGTGAACACGATGACGTGGGACTGCCTGGACGGCACGACCTTCCACGTACAGGCCA harbors:
- a CDS encoding SPFH domain-containing protein, whose amino-acid sequence is MTQEGGNSYLDQVVAQQAMLEGDLRSRRAAPPVPPKVAAPGGAPFRAVAAPGTAGGPGPVDVRISGWWRWKTVVVPPNAFVVHTRRGRPAPLHLGLGVSFRYNPATDSFLVVPGATQTILINAYCICQELQGVLVQGYVQWIIQDFGTAYRKLDFSDNEDPMRLVNLQLKEQAEAAIKDKVSTMAVRDVLSDKQTIIEELTARLRAVAEGEDTSDQGLGLRIVTVQIKEAVVSSTTLWKNLQKPYRSEQARIARIAELAAEEAISEREMQAARQKETQRIEHEREVAELRARNEARRFDTEAAENLRRTHREHDDARDMAALEQETALHKLTLRRERQAEEAAADLMCAEQERELARLRAEAELELAATRGRAAHDLDLLQVERERLRAAVANEQTPESIQARLVDSLPDIVQRLPKPDELRSVTLAGDPTSLTGVITELTAVLDALRTPR
- a CDS encoding SulP family inorganic anion transporter → MALPGYVTLRRYRRRWLRGDVLAALSLWAVVIPQGFAYAQLAGLPAQAGLYTAFGAMLGYAVLGPTRGLNVGPESSVAIVVASVSASLAGTDPARHVAVASMLAFMVACWLLVGYLVRASVLMRLLSTPVLTGYLAGSALIIVLSQLGKVTGIDAGTGHALVKGVRVLTCLGDVSWPAVACAGLTALVLLVLRRFAPRLPGPLIALALATGIVALAGLDDVLSVLGTVPGGLPLPHLPDVGASDVVALLGPSASIALLVYAGTVLTSRALEAAKGRDADARQEFLGLGAASAVSGLFGGFPPNGSTSRSMLLASSGARTQLAGVVAAGAVALTSAALLPLVRDLPHAALGALIIVTAVGLFDVAEFRRLWRLRRSDLVMAAVTAAGVLVLGVLAGIVVGVVVSLLEVLRRSIMPYTAVLGRTGESEAYRDITNFTDAETLPGLVVYRFDAPLYFANADTLREDLRRLVQEADPPVRLVVVNAEAMYDMDTTGVEVLHRVLDDLEEYGTRLALARVRTPLRTLLRETGLEERIGADHLHLRVIDAVNSFRRGNIA
- a CDS encoding alkyl/aryl-sulfatase, yielding MPSMKDRTDFENAEKGFVGTTSDKTIKDAGGRVVWDFGSYDFLDGACPETVNPSLWRQSQLTAKHGLFQVAHGIYQVRGFDLSNVTFIEGERGVVVVDPLLSVECAQAAIALYREHRGDRPVTGVIYTHSHADHFGGVRGVVPEGADIPIIAPAGFLEHAVSENVYAGTAMNRRAIYMYGAELSRGGDGQVGAGLGQTTSTGMISLIEPTLLITETGQDETVDGVRIVFQLTPGTEAPAEMNFLLPEHRALCMAENATHTLHNVLTLRGALVRDPRVWARYLTEAIEMFAADSDVLFASHHWPTWGTQELTEFLSLQRDLYGYLHDQTLRLLNQGYTGVEIAEMMELPPALARAWHACGYYGSVSHNVKAIYQRYMGWFDGNPAHLWELPPEESARRHVRAMGGVKAVLDQAEEAVEAGDLRWAAQLLNYAVFAEPSGTAAREMLATVYDRLGHGCENGTWRNFYLQGAAELRGHKPPNTLDTSSPDVVGALSVEQVFDSVAIRVNGPRAWDTRLSIDWNLTDVKQEIRTSLANGVLTQTKAHDGTAADLMVTLTKPQLLGLVANGDLAGLQTSGDTGALTTLKGLLDEGDRDFDIVTP
- a CDS encoding SulP family inorganic anion transporter, whose translation is MGGLWTPVSLRGYRRSWLRGDVVAGLTVWAVLVPESLAYATIAGVDPVVGLYAAPAALLLYALFGSSRHLVVGPMSATAALSAAVVGGVSGGGGGFAALTAALAVVTGAVAVLAGLARLGFLSGFISEPVLKGFIVGLALTILAGQLPKLFGVPKGEGDFFEQIWSLVTHLGQANAWTTAVGLLSLVLVLALKRWLPLVPAALVAAALGVTAAVPFDLKSHGVGLVGHITSGLPSLALPHLPIGEYLALAGGAVGVALVGFAEGLGAAKTYAAKAGYDVDANRELLGLGAANVGAGFCSGMPVNGSLSKTAVNGGAGARSQVSGLTAAALTVVTLLFLTGLFESLPEATLAAIVIAAVVDLLDFPALARLYRIWTSRLGQIYGPAARADFLAALAALLGVLVFDTLPGLFLGIGVSLVLLLYRASRPNLTELGRLPGGAWVDRDRNPEAETVPGVVVVRVEGGLFFANADRIRSAVRAIGARDDVYAVVLDAGVIPFVDVTAAEMLAGLRTDLGRTNAAFAVAHDVGQVRDVIGEADGRERARRTVDETVAAVLRPDET